The Pseudomonadota bacterium genomic interval CGGCAGCGGCTGCAGGTGGTCCAGCAGCATGCCGATCAGCATGACGCCTGCCGCGATCAGCGCAGGATTGATGTGCACGTCCGGGCCGGCGTCAGCGGGTTGCGGCGTCTCGCTCACGGAATATTCTCACTGACGAAACGCCGCACGTTCCTGGCATTGATGATCTGGGTGCCGTCGCAGTTGAACTGCATGTGCACGATACCCTGGACCATGCACACGGTGACGTTGCGCAGATAGTATTCCTGCATCTCGCGCAGGGCGCGCAGCGAGCTGAATACCGCGTTGATCTCGTCACGGCCGAGCGGCTGCCAGATGCCGGCGCGGCGCTCGAGAATGCTCTGCCAGTAGCCCGGCAGCTGCTGATAGAAGCGCGTGGCACGCAAGGCATCGTAGAGCTCGCGCATCAGCGCTATCTTGTCCTCGAACGGTATGGTCGGGAAGTGACGCTCGATGTAGTGGCGGTCGGCGAGCTTCTCCCCGGCATGGATCTCCGAACGCAGCGGATCGAACACGGACAGGGTGCGGATCTCCCCGCTGTTGAATCCGACATAGACGCAGTACATGCCGCGGTTGAGCATCATGTCCTCGAGATTGCCGGCGATGGTATCGATATTGTCGTCCATGCTGCTGCGGTGGCGCTTGCGCTGCAGGACGGTTTCGCGCAGGGAAGGGTCGCCCTTGAGTCCGATCTGCAGGGTGTCCGCGTTCAGGCCGGCGGCACTGACGATGGTCTCCTTCAGGATCTGCTCTTCGATGGTGTGGTATCTGGATTCGGTCATGTTCGCCCCGGTGCCGTTGTGGCGCGGACCCACCGTCCGTTCAGCCTTCGCGCGGGCCGGCGAAATACCAGATGATGAGGCCGACCAGTGGCAGGACGAGCACCAGTACGGTCCACAATGCCTTGCGGCCCGTATCCGCTGCGCTCTGGAAGATATTGAGAATCGCCCACACGTCCGCGGCCAGCAGCAACAGACCGAATATGCCCCCCGTCTCCAGCATCAGTCGTGCGCGCGCTCCCCGCCGGTGGCGCCGGCCTGGTCCGGGTCGGTTGCGTCCCGGTGTGAACGGATATGCAGCATGATATCCATTCCGGTCTTCAGTGCAACCAGTGCCAGCAGCAGGCCCAGTGGCGAGCCGAGCTGCTGTACCAGGAATCCGCCGGCGATCACGGTGATGTGCAGCAGGGCAACGCGCCGGTACGGCGCGGACATGAGCGCGCTCACACTGGTGCGGCGATATTCCTGCTGACCGACGAACAGCAGCAGGAACGAGGCCCCGTGACTGCACAGCAGCGCCAGGCAGGCCCACAGGAACTGGTCGGGCGCGGACGCCAGCAGCTGCTGTGCCAGGGCGACGAATTTCTCGAG includes:
- a CDS encoding PLDc N-terminal domain-containing protein, encoding MMLETGGIFGLLLLAADVWAILNIFQSAADTGRKALWTVLVLVLPLVGLIIWYFAGPREG
- a CDS encoding DUF6498-containing protein, encoding MPLRSYRPDLPQLALLLANLLPVIGVLWFDWDVASIVVLYWVENLIVGLITILKMLVTGGAHALPQAAFFCVHYGFFAAIHGFFVLKLTGFTDLERIGGAATSWPGPLVVLEKFVALAQQLLASAPDQFLWACLALLCSHGASFLLLFVGQQEYRRTSVSALMSAPYRRVALLHITVIAGGFLVQQLGSPLGLLLALVALKTGMDIMLHIRSHRDATDPDQAGATGGERAHD